acctATAAGTTGTTGAGCAGGGTGTTTTGTATGGAGATATTTACCTATAAGTTGTTGAGCAGGGTGTTTTGTATGTTTTCATACACTTGGCTGTAGATCTCCTCTTTAGGTTTCAAGCCATCAAGGTACTCTGAGGGGCAAAATGCCTCAAATTTAGTCTTTATAAACCATAGTAAAAATAGTGGAAAAGTTAAATACACAcatatattataataattgatcCTAATAAACATGATATGAACTCTGCAGTAGTGTCCAGTACATACCTATACCATGGTAGTTGTCTTCCATCTCTTTCCTGTGTTTCAGGTACATGGGCCAGACATGGCCTTCAAACAGACCAGGGGGGTCAGGGACTTTGTAGTTCCTTGTACTTCTCCTCCTCTTGCACTCCTCCTTTGGAATGGCAATGTAGTAACTTTTGTCATAGACATCAACGATAGGCCTGcaggaaacaaaacaaacagtggtAAGAACAAGCCGTGAGTTCCAAGAAAAACTCTAGTTAACTTGAATTGATAAAGTCAATAGTAGTGTATAGTAAGATACGATTGAACGTTATTGTCcttgaagggaagagagagagagagagagtctaacTACAGACTAACTCAGGCAAAATGTTGTTGTCGCTAACATGTCAATGTAAATGTTGTAGGAAAACAACCTACTTGTAGTTATAGAGCAGAAACCCTTCCACGATGAGGATGTGGATACCGTTATCAGGGTCTGAGTCTTCTGCTTCAGGTGTGACGCAGACGCCGTGGGAGCGGGCGAACTTGACTGGGTTCTCTTGCCATCCCTCCACAGTGTTAACCATGGCCTCCATATCCAGGGATGTGATCACTAGAGAACAGGGAATAGACAGAACAATATGCTTCACCACCAGGGAACTAAAACAGCACAGCAGCCAATGTGCTTCAAAACACAACAGTAAGCTCTAGTAACTGGCGTAGCATTCACAGaatttttgtaaaaatgtaatttaaaattgCAGGTAAATTGTTGTCTATTACAAAAGTATCAGAGGAACTTTTGAAGATGTCAATTAAAGGGAAAGAGTACATTACTCGTAGTGTTTGTTTTCATTCCTACAGCGAATCCAACTCTTACCATCCCACTGCCTAAAGCCGTCCTCCCCGACTTCTATCTGATCGGGTTTCTGAAATAACAGTCACCAAGAAAACATTGCTACAACCTCAAGGTGATGATGACAGAGTAGTAACCAGTCAGTGCTGATCACACCTGGACATGAGCTAAGCTAACGACACCATCGTCTCCACTAAGGCAAACAGCTAAAGGCTAACCTGCACCCTCAGTGTACCGTAAATAATGCCTTATAAGGGCCAGGGATGGGATCAGGAAGtaaattgaaattccaattccatttCCAATTCTAAATTCCAAATTCCAACTCcaattcctgaattgactgaattgaaatagaattgaccccaaccatgCTGCTGGCACTTGGCCTAACTGCTCAACATGTGGGCAGGGCACTGTAGTCGTACTGGAGAGGGTACACGGTGTCAGCCGTTGACAGTCAGTGATATTCATCCACTGacctttaaataaaaaataaaccctTTTTTAAATGATCCTTAGTTTGCAATAAGTTGTTGACATTGACAACACAGACTATACAGATCATTATGGGGTGAATCAAAATGTTCAAAGTCAAATGAACGTTAATAACTGTCATGCAGTAAAACGATTGTTGCATTACATGAAAGGTGAATGCAATGTTTGAACTTCAAATgatgtaaacatttaaacattttcattGGTTCTTCAGGAGACAATGTTAGGCACATTATATCTGCAGGTGGAATACGGTAGCTCTGTCTGGTCATCCTTTACTGACTTTCCACCAGTAGGTGGCGATATTAAGTGTTCAAGGccaatttttctttatttgtaactCCAATTAAATAGActactgtaggctatacaatCTGTTCGTTTTTTGATCATAAAAAAACGGATAATAAAATAAGTAAACACGATGTTGTCAAGCTTTCTGGGCTGAGAGACATAAACGTGATGAAGCGTCTTACCTTAAAAAAGTCATCCTGATGTATCACACAACAGTTGGGCAAAGCCTGGATCAATGTATTGGTTAGAGTGGTTTTCCCACCGTTGGTCACGCTAGACAGAATAATGAAAAAACACAATGAACATCATTTTCTATAAATTATATCCGGTCCACTTGATCTTGTGTGGACCATTAATTTCGGCTACAGAAATACGTTTGGTATTATCAATATTRGAAACGTTGAATTATGTTCTTACCGTCATAACAAATAGTAAAATAGTAAACTTGTTTTCAATATTAATATTCATTAGATATGACTTACCCGCCAATTCCTATAATGAATTTCATGATGATATCTTGATCTTGGTCCGTAGCAGTAACTACTCTACGTCGGTGTTAGACGAAGGAAAGGAACccctatataaaaaaaataactttcaaAAGAAAAGTCCTTTaaactttcttttctttctcttataGCTAGAATGTTCCCTTTACTACTTCATTGATAGAGTATCTCTGCCTAGCATATAAAGGATTCACCACAGCGTCACTATTTATGTCACACCTCGTGGCTCAACTCTGTCCAATCAGTCCATTTTACTGTAGCCAATTAGCTTCTACTGTACTCCGGAACTATGTCCAATTGGAGTGCGGTGCTACTGTGCTAGATTTGCATAGCTCCGATTTTTCCACCTGTCACTGGAACTCAGTCAGCATagcggtcacacacacacacgcacacacacgccgtCTGAAAACCCAGACCACCCCTTGCATAGCATGTCAAACCTTTACCAGCTGatactggagctctgtcaggcaTCATTGGCTTCCTAGAAGACAACAGAATAAATAGCTTGACTCTAAGCTGTGAATCACAATGATAATTCTCTCCAGGCAAGTCCCCATGCTTTAACTGATGATAGGGACAAGAACCAGATTATGGAGATTAGATATGCATAcatcatataaactcagcaaaaaaagaaacgtcctctcactgtcaactgcatttattttaagcaaacttaacatttgtaaatatttgtatgacgataacaagattcaacaactgagacataaactgaacaagttccacagacatgtgactaacagaaatggaataatgtgtccctgaacaaagggggggtcaaaagtaacagtcagtatctggtgtggccaccagctgcattaagtactgcaatgcGGAACCTCCTCatgtactgcaccagatttgccagttcttgctgtgagatgttaccccactctaccACCAAGGCACGTgccaagttcctggacatttctggggggaatggccctagccctcaccctccgatccaacaggtcccagacgtgctcaatgggattgagatccgggctctttgctggccatggaacaactgacattcctgttttgcaggaaatcactggctggtggcattgtcatgctggagggtcatgtcaggatgagcctgcaggaagggtaccacatgagggaggaggatgtcttccctgtaacgcacagcgttgagattgcctgcaatgacaacaagctcagtccgatgatgctgtgacacaccgccccagaccatgacggaccctccacctccaatcgatcccgctccagagtacaggcctcggtgtaacgcctcattccttcgacgataaacgcgaatccgaccatcacccctggtgagacaaaaccgcgactcgtcagtgaagagcactttttgccagtcctgtctggtgcagcgacggtgggtttgtgcccataggcgacgttgttgccggtgatgtctggtgaggacctgccttacaacaggcctacaagctctcagtccagcctctctcagcctattgcggacagtctgagtactgatggagggattgtgcgttcctggtgtaactctagcagttgttgttgccatcctgtacctgtcccgcaggtgtgatgttcagatgtaccgatcctgtgcaggtgttgttacacgtggtctgccactgcgaggacgatcagctgtctgtcctgtctccctgtggcgctgtcttaggcatctcacagtacagacattgcaatttactgcagtactcatgcctccttgcagcatgtctaaggcacgttcacgcagatgtgcagggaccctgggcatctttcttttggtgtttttcagagtagaaaggcctctttagtgtcctaagttttcataactgtgaccttaattgcctaccgtctgtaagtttatagtgtcttaacgaccgttccaaaggtgcttgttcattaattgtttatggttcactgaacaagcatgggaaacagtgtttaaaccctttacaatgaagatctgtgaagttatttatatttttatgaattatctttgaaagacagggtcctgaaaaagggacgtttttttgttgttgctgagtttagatattATGGAAGATAACAATATTGtagtcatgatcagatttgctATTGCTCAAGCTGGTCATAATATTATGGGAAATGTGACTGTGACATTAAGTAGgttttattgaaaataaagttattctattctattctacctaTCCTGAGATTTGTGGCTAGGTCTGTTATTGTTGTCATGAATATGTTATTCTATGTTCTTAAATGACAGAATACACAGCAATACACAGCCCTGTGCAAGTGAAAAAGCCCAATGTTGGTTTTGCTGTGTCCACTAGCCTTGCCTTGACCTCCAGTCACTATACAAAGAGCAGGAAATGTGTAGAAAAGGGTGTGGCTCTATGGCTAATCATTTACAGAAACAGAGATTGTTAGGTTACGGTTAGAGACCAGTATGGATGATTCACTCTCCTTCTCCAGGCTTGTATCTAATGGTCTGTAGTGCATCAGCGCAGTGTGTTTAATGAATCCATTTGGTTCACTAGACCTGGGTCTATGTGAGGCTATTTGATTTCTTTCAGATACTCTATGGTGAACTTAATTTAGCTTTCCCAGTGCAATGGCACATCCGATATGCAAGGCAAACTAAATCAACCCCacttaaagtaatgaaataaaccaaatgaAAAACAATCATATTTTGACCACCCTGGCCTTTTGCACTGTAGGCTGGGAGGAGTAGTTGAGAGGGTAAATATGCCCACGATTCGACAGCTTGGTGGTGGGGAAAACCATTGGGACTATATTTAGGAGTAACATTAGGCCGGTATGGGCTGGTGGGTTCGGCAGGATCAGGCTCGGCTGTTGGCACTGAGTCACACATACTTCTGATGCAACCAAGGCTTGGTTGGAAGACGGTATAGTGGCATGGCCCTTGTCCATGTGACCATGTGACCCCATGCCTCTTTgctgccggtgtgtgtgtgtgtatttctgtctgcctgtctgccttcctgtctgtctgtctgtctgtctgtctgtctgtctgtctgtctgtgtctgtcgtcttgtctgtcgtctgtctgcctgcctgcctgtctctgcctgtctgtctgtttggggTCCCACTAGATAGGATGTCTTGTATCACAAACTACGTCTCTGTTTCTGAACTGTAAAACCCTTTGAACTTCAAAGCTTCTCAGTCATTTTGTTGAGTAATACTATTACTAGGCCTGGCTCACGAGTTAACCATTTAAAAGGTTCATGAATTGTACATGTCTGGCACTTCGCCCGGCGGAGTGGTGCAGCTTGTGCTTATTTTCTTTGGACAGGAGAGGGTGACCTGGATCAGAAGCTAAACCTTTTACTATGACCCTCATCCCTGTGATTATTATTGTTAGGCATTAGAGAGCTGGACTTTGGATTGGAGCTATCGGATAACATGGACATGTCAAGTTTAAGCTGTGATAACATGGACGTCTCATGTTTAAGGTGTGAtaacatggacgtctcgtttaaGGTGAACATGAGGTCTCATGTTTAAGGTGTGATAACATGGAGGTCTCATGTTTAAGCTGTGATAACATGGAGTCTCATGTTTAACTTGTTatgctgcagcccgacaccggtacacctatacaacatccagctcaagtgcagggcgcgaaattcaaaatctatttttttttaaaaatattaactttcacacattaacaagtccaatacagcatttgaaagataaacatcttgtcaatccagccaacatgtccgatttaaaatgttttacagagaaaacaccacatatatttatgttagctcaccaccaaataaaaaagaggacagacatttttcacagcacaagtaggatgcaagtagcatgcacaagccaacctaactaacctagaaccaacctaaataacctagaaaaaactacctcagatgacagtccataacatgttacacaataaatctatgttttgttcaaaaaatgtgcatattttagctataaatcagttttacattactgctaccatcatagctacagtcagaaatcgcacgggagtagccagagaaaatacagacaccaacgtcaactactaattacacatcataaaacatttcagaacaatatatggtggatagctaatgaaagacaaagatcttgttaatagagccaatatttccgatttttgaagtgttttacagcgaaaacacaatatatcgttatattagcttactacaatagctagcacacagcagcattgattctagtcaaacggtagcatagcacagttcgacagatatatgaaaaagcatcccaaattgggtccttatctttgttgatcttcactcagaatgttctccaagggtcctttgttcagaaccgtctttatttggatccataacgaacgatttccctcttgaattagcaagcacactggccgtgcgttgctaacctctcgttcttgaaccaattcttcTCTCGCgagcatcacgtctaaagtccagaataaatttcaataatataattaaactatattgaaaaaacatactttaggatgatattgtgacatgtatcaaataaaatcgaagccagagatcatattcacctttaacgagtgttttccaggagccgagtccaggtcctactctcgcccagaaaaataaataaagtgcgcaactctcactccaagaggttgtgttcaatcccaggacgagataatcaagtcatttctgctctcacttccgcatgacacccaggaaggcgtatgacgtgtttctacagtcctaagtgacatgcccttttatagacaaggtcttgaagagagacatcgcttttggaaatctcacttccggataggaaatgggctgtaaaaagagttctgttccacttagagaaataattcaaacagttttagaaactagagagtgttttctatccaatactaataataatatgcatattgtatgagcaaaaattgattatgaggccgtttgaaaatgtgcaccttttttccagttattcaatacgccccctgcagccataacagctGTGATAACATGGAGGTCCATGTTTAAGGTGTGATAACATGGACGTCTCATGTTTAAGGTGTGATAACATGGAGGTCTCGTTTAAGGTGTGATAACATGGACTCTCATGTTTAAGCTGTGATAACATGGAGGTCTCGTTTAAGGTGTGATAACGTGGACTTCTCATGTTTAAGCTGTGATAACATGGACGTCTCATGTTTAAGGTGTGATAACATGGAGGTCTCATGTTTAAGGTGTGATAACATGGAGGTGTCATGTTTAAGGGTGTGATAATATGGAAGTATCATGTTTAAGGTGTGATAACATGGACATCTCATGTTTAAGGTGTGATAACATGGAGGTCTCTAAGATGGCGCCAGGAGAAGAAGGCAAACGTTTTacatgcccccaaccgattgtgtttttttgttagtatATTATTTTTCTAAACttattttgcacataatgttgccgctaccgtctcttatgaccgaaaataacttctgtacATCAGGACTGAGATTAATCACCACGGATTGGCAGAATCTTtctttttcctttaacaagtctgACGCGGccgacgcgaacgatatactgctttctcgggaacaggctcagatccctgtgatttttgtgaagaggaggaggagaaaacttCTGAGAATTTGTGGGTGATCGAATAAATCCCcgcttccttccattctgctagcaaacgtgcaatctttggacaataaaatagatgacctacgtggaagattaaactaccaacgggacattcaaaactgtaatatcttatgcttcacggagtcgtggctgagcgacgacactatcaacatacagctggctggttatacgctgctccggcaggatagaacagcRGCRTCTGRtaagacaaggggcggcggactatgtatttttgtaaaYAACAGCTGGTGYacgatatctaaggaagtctcgagctattgctcacctgaggtagagtatatcatgataagctgtagaccacactatctacctagagagttttcatctgtatttttcgtagctgtttacataccaccacagtcagaggctggcactaagacagcagtgaatgagctgtattccgccataagcaaacaagaaaacgctcacccagaggcggcaatcctagtggccggggactttaatgcagaccACCTTTcctccacacagagagacgcgtgaaaaactctccctcgccctccatttggcaaatctgaccataattctatcctcccgattcctgcttacaagaaaaaaattaaagcaggaagcaccagtgactagatcaataaaaaagtggtcagatgaatcagatgctaagctacaggactgatttgctagcacagactggaatatgttccgggattcctgacgggcagcccccaggtggtaagggtaggtaacaactagAGGTCGaatgattatgatttttcaacgtcgataccgataccgattattggaggaccaaaaaagctgataccgattaattggccgatttttatatatatatttgtaataatgacaattacaacaatactgaatgaccacttttattttaacaatataatacatcaataaaatctatttagtctcaaataaataatgaaacatgttccttgctcagaacatgagagcaTATGAAAGCTAGTGGTTCCATTTatcatgagtcttcaatattcccaggttaagaagttttaggttgtagttattataggaattataggactatatctctctataccatttgtatttcatatacctttgactattggatgttcttataggcactatagtattgccaccCTAATCTCGGGagctgataggcttgaagtcataaacagcgcaatgcttgaagcacagcgaagagctgctggcaaatgcaggaaagtgctgtttgaatgaatgcttacgagcctgctgctgcctaccaccgctcagtcagactgctctatcaaatatcaaatcatagacttaattataatataataacacacagaaatacgagccttaggtcatttaaTATgttcaaatctggaaactataaactatcatttcgaaaagaAAAcgtttcagtgaaatacggaaccgttccgtattttatctaacgggtggcatccctaagtctaaatattgctgttacattgcacaaccttcaatgttatgtcataattatgtacaattctggcaaattaattacggtctttgttaggaagaaatggtcttcacacagatCGCAAAAAGMCAGGcagcatataccctgactctgcttgcacggaacgcaagagaagtgacacaatttccctagttaaaagaaattcatattagcaggcaatattaactaaatatgcaggtttaaaaatatatacttgtgttttggttttaagaaaggcattgatgtttattgttaggtacacattggtgcacatcgtgaatgcgcttgttaaatcatcacccgtttggcgaagtaggctgtgattcgatgataaattaacaggcac
This region of Salvelinus sp. IW2-2015 unplaced genomic scaffold, ASM291031v2 Un_scaffold1421, whole genome shotgun sequence genomic DNA includes:
- the LOC112070770 gene encoding nicotinamide riboside kinase 2 isoform X2 is translated as MMLFQKPDQIEVGEDGFRQWDVITSLDMEAMVNTVEGWQENPVKFARSHGVCVTPEAEDSDPDNGIHILIVEGFLLYNYKPIVDVYDKSYYIAIPKEECKRRRSTRNYKVPDPPGLFEGHVWPMYLKHRKEMEDNYHGIEYLDGLKPKEEIYSQVYENIQNTLLNNL
- the LOC112070770 gene encoding nicotinamide riboside kinase 2 isoform X1, which codes for MKFIIGIGGVTNGGKTTLTNTLIQALPNCCVIHQDDFFKKPDQIEVGEDGFRQWDVITSLDMEAMVNTVEGWQENPVKFARSHGVCVTPEAEDSDPDNGIHILIVEGFLLYNYKPIVDVYDKSYYIAIPKEECKRRRSTRNYKVPDPPGLFEGHVWPMYLKHRKEMEDNYHGIEYLDGLKPKEEIYSQVYENIQNTLLNNL